The nucleotide sequence CATGCAATAACTTTTCCGCCATCCCGTAATATACATTCAACTCCATAGGATGGATAGGCCATTTATTCAATTCAGATTCAATTGGTCTTGGTGTCGCAGCGTTCCAGAACAATGATCTCCCCCCAAGAGCATATACCATCGTTGCACCTGAAAATTGGGGCAACCGTTTTCCTTCTGGGGTTGAATTATCTGGAAGCAGCTCATCCCGAGCAGTATTCACATTCTGCGTGGGAATGTTAAGGGCGTGAGAATGAAATAGCTTATCCCCTTTTTCCAATATTCCTATCTTTTTAGCTCCTTGATTTTTCCAAAGTTCACAAAGCCTACACAAGGTCGCTCCACCGCCGGGACCCGTACCCACAATCAGGACATCATAATTTGTATTCGACATCTCTTCAAGCGTTTTTGTTTGAATCCAATTATTCTTGTATTTCACCATAAAGATACTTCCCTCCCATATATTCCTTTCCTATTAATGATACGTGCTGTTGCTTTTCCCATATGACAAAAAAACCGCCATTTGGCGGTGCAATTGTCCAACAAGTTTTTCTCAAGGACAGACTCGTCACTTGACTTAAGTCAATGCACGCAAACACCTCCCTAGTTACAATGTAATCAATACATAAACTTAAGGGAGGTTTTCATGAGTATTCCAAGGATAGGGTGATCGGATCAGTGGGGGTCTTGGTAGATTCTCTTCTTAATTCTGCTTAGTGACTCTGGAGTCATGCCAAGATAACTGGCCAATTGATGTTGAGGTACCCGGTCGATGAGAGATGGGCGTTTCATTTGCAGCATCTTGAAGCGTTCTTCAGGCGAAGAAGCGATAAAAGCAGCGAATTCCTCTTGGACCTGGCTAAAGTTCTCCTCAATCATCCTGCGAGTCATCGATTCCAATTGAGGGTGTTTGTTGTACATGTCCTTTTCCGTATCAAGTTCGCCAACGACCATTACCGAATCTTCAATGCACGTAAAGGTGTAATCGGACGACTTGTCTGGTTTGTGATGATTGAAAATGGCGATGGTTTGCTCTTCGGTGTAGAAATTGGATGTGACTTCATTTCCCTCTACATCGATAGAATACTGCCTTACGCAACCCTTCAGGATGAAATAACATTTTGTAGGAGCATCACCTTGTTTAAGAAGAACGGTTCCCCTTTTAAAATTTTCAATACGGATCTCGTTCACAATAGCTTGCTGATCTTCTTTGTTAAGGTTAGTCCATCTCGACATGTACTTGTATAAAATATCTTTCATAGCCGGCGCCCTTCAACTCCTTTTCTTCTGTCTTCTCTATCCATATTCTAACGATGGGAGCCTTTTGTAAAGGGTCAATGCAACGGAAATTTGAAATGATGAATAAGAGGGAAACCCCATGAGAGCCATGGTACAAATCGCGTATGGTTCACCGGAAGTGATTATCCCGCAAGAAATTTCAAAACCGTCTCCTGAAAACAAGGAAATTCTCATACGTATCCATGCTACCAAAGTAGGGCCTTCGGACTGCGCTTTTCTCAAGGGCGATCCATCTATGATTAAATTGATGTACGGATGGTCCAAACCGAAATATGCAATTGGAGGATGCGAATTAGCCGGTGAGATCGAAGCGGTCGGTAAAGAAGTAACCCGTTTTAAAGTAGGGGATCGCATATTGGGAATGAGCGTCAAAAACTTCGGTGCTTATGCCGAGTACAAGTGTCTTTCTGAAGAGAGCCCCCTTGCAGTTATACCAGACAACATCACCTTTGAAGAAGCCGTCGGCATCTGTGACGGGGGTGCCACCGCATTGACGTTTCTAAGAGATAAGGCAAAGTTGCGGAAGGGACAGAAAGTGCTGATTAATGGTGCCTCGGGCGCTGTCGGCATCTATGCTGTGCAACTAGCCAAATACTATGGTGCGGAAGTCACCGCTGTTTGCTCTGCAGGCAACGAAGGTCTAGTAAGAAAAGCAGGGGCAGATTTCATAATTGATTATACCCAGATGGATTTCACGAAGGCGGACAAAGCATATGATGTCGTGTTTGATGCTGTAGGCAAACGCTCCTTCTCGGCATGCAAGCGTGTACTTACGACCAAGGGAATTTATCTGACTACCGCACCCAAGATGTCTATCATTATACAGATGATGTGGACATCCCTGTTTAAAGGCAAACGGGCTATTTTTGCAGCAGCTGGCCTTATGCAAAACAAAGCCAATTTGGCGTTTCTCATGGAACTCGCAAGAAATGGGATAATGAACGCCGTGATCGATTGTCAATATCCTTTGGAGCTCCTGCCTGATGCCCACAAATATGTAGAGACCGAACGTAAAAAAGGTAACGTGATTATTACGTTCTAAAGTCAGCCGTGGCCTTTTCGCTCAAAAATTTCGCTATACTTATGATACGGTTCCCCGCGCTGTCTGTAACGGCAAGTTTTAAGGCCATCCTTTTGCGGGATGGCCTTTGCTCGATATCACTACGTTCTTGACAAAGCATTCTTAATCGCTAGACAAGCGGCTCGGTTAGTAACTTGTCAGCCCTTCGCACAAGGTCCACAGTTTGTTGCCTGCTCCTTCATCAAACCTGGTCTGAATCGGTACAATCTGCTTCTTATTATCGAAGAACACGCCATTTGCGCGCTCTATTTCTTTCGCTGACGCCAGATAAACCCCGATCCCGCATTCTGCTTTGGCAGTTGCGTTCATGAGAGGTGCAGCGAGCCTTAGATACCAGGGTGCATTCCTCGAAAGATTGGATTTCACAAACCCCGGATAAAAAGCATTGGAGGTTACTCCCGTTCCTTCCATACGCTTTGCCAATTCGAAGCAAACAGCGTCTTGGCGAACAGCGACTGGTTGGCTGCACGCATCACGCTATACTGGTCCTCCATTTGAATATCCTCGAAGTTAATGACGGGATTCTTCATAAATCTAGGGTTGCCCGACACTGTGATAACGCGTGCAGATCCGCTTTCTTGGAGGATGTCGAGCAGCCGGTTAGTCAGCAGATAATGACTTTGCACATTGACTGCAAACATACGATCAATCCCTTCTGCCGTCAATTCCTTATTAAAATAAATTGCACCACAAGCATTAACAAGCACATGCAATTGATCGTATTTCCGCTTGATCACGTCGCTGACTTCCCGGATCGATGACTGTAGGGAAAGGTCCGCCACCACCCAATCTCCCTTGCTGTTGCCTGTAGCTTCCGAAATATCCTTTAATGCAGCTTTTGCACTCTCCGCACTTCTGCTGATGATCACGACCTTGGCATCAAGTTTGGCTAGTCCCATTTAAGCGAAAAAGAGCGCCGTCAGAATTTCGCTGGAAAAACCAGAGGTCAGTCCATATCCCATTCTAAGCGGTGCTCTTAATTAAAAAGTTGCCTTGTTTCCATTAAATTGTATTAATGATACAATGCATTACCTTACTCGCTTTATGGTTTCATAACAAATATATGGTTTTAACCATTCAATATCCTGACTTTCATAGCATTCTAACAGCAACTGTTTCTCTGTTAATACTTTTTCTTCTAATTTTCTTTCCGATGTTTCGAATACGTAGATATTGTGATCCACCAATTCATGAACAATTTTGGATATCGCGATGTGTTGTGTGTGTCCATATTCCCCTTTTAAGTTATGAGTGACCACTTTTGATATCGGTTTCCGTGCAAGCACCTCGGCTAGATCTGACTTCAAACGAAGCTGATCAAAATCGCCACCCCATTTATCTTCATACTCCCACATTTCAAATTCCGCATGAACCTTCTTCATTACTTTCTGGAATTCCTTGCGTCTGAGCATGTTGTTTCCGTTTGTCACACAAATGACCAGCCATCCACTCTCTTGTATGAGCTGCGCTCCGCCAAATATCATTTGTCATCAGGATGAGCAACAATCATTATTTTGTCATAGCTCAGCATCCTCACGTCTTGAACTTCCAATTCTTCATCTCCTTCATTAATCAGGTGACTCTCAGTAAACCTTTATAATCTAATAAGTAATGAAGGAAGAAGTCGAAATGCAACGGCTCCTAGCGCCCTGTTTTCATTCAGTCTTGTATCCGCGGATTCACCAAGTACGTAAGTTCTGCAACATCGTGAACTGCACTGTTCGATTCATCCCTCCTCGATTTGCCTCAGAAATGATCTCCACCATGCAACCGTTCCTGCAAACCCAGTTGAGGTTCCGTATTTAATGTATAATTAAGGAAAACCATACGTTTTTCTTGAGTAAGGAAGGATACCTATGAAAAGAGTTTTTTATTTCATGGACTGGGGGATATTTGGGCTCCGTTCCTATAATTATATTTTTCTGTTGCTTCATGTTTTAATGGAAAATGAATATTCGCCTCGATCGCTTGTTAACATCGTTTGGCTCTTAATCGCCTTGTTTATCCCCATTTTATTCTGGTTTCCTCAGCAAAGGATGAACAAGGAATGGTTCATCTTATTTGAACTTTTGCTAGGAGGATCTTATTATATTAAATCGTTCATGTACTCGGATCAGTTGGGGAATGTCGACTATCTGATTCCGAGTCTTACGATCGGTTACTTATTGACCAGAAAGACGGCTTGGACGATGCCTGTACTACTATTACTGCCTTTTGGCAGCATGTTATTCGGAACAGTGACATG is from Candidatus Cohnella colombiensis and encodes:
- a CDS encoding PIG-L family deacetylase, with the translated sequence MIFGGAQLIQESGWLVICVTNGNNMLRRKEFQKVMKKVHAEFEMWEYEDKWGGDFDQLRLKSDLAEVLARKPISKVVTHNLKGEYGHTQHIAISKIVHELVDHNIYVFETSERKLEEKVLTEKQLLLECYESQDIEWLKPYICYETIKRVR
- a CDS encoding Crp/Fnr family transcriptional regulator: MKDILYKYMSRWTNLNKEDQQAIVNEIRIENFKRGTVLLKQGDAPTKCYFILKGCVRQYSIDVEGNEVTSNFYTEEQTIAIFNHHKPDKSSDYTFTCIEDSVMVVGELDTEKDMYNKHPQLESMTRRMIEENFSQVQEEFAAFIASSPEERFKMLQMKRPSLIDRVPQHQLASYLGMTPESLSRIKKRIYQDPH
- a CDS encoding NAD(P)-dependent alcohol dehydrogenase, translated to MRAMVQIAYGSPEVIIPQEISKPSPENKEILIRIHATKVGPSDCAFLKGDPSMIKLMYGWSKPKYAIGGCELAGEIEAVGKEVTRFKVGDRILGMSVKNFGAYAEYKCLSEESPLAVIPDNITFEEAVGICDGGATALTFLRDKAKLRKGQKVLINGASGAVGIYAVQLAKYYGAEVTAVCSAGNEGLVRKAGADFIIDYTQMDFTKADKAYDVVFDAVGKRSFSACKRVLTTKGIYLTTAPKMSIIIQMMWTSLFKGKRAIFAAAGLMQNKANLAFLMELARNGIMNAVIDCQYPLELLPDAHKYVETERKKGNVIITF
- a CDS encoding SDR family NAD(P)-dependent oxidoreductase, coding for MGLAKLDAKVVIISRSAESAKAALKDISEATGNSKGDWVVADLSLQSSIREVSDVIKRKYDQLHVLVNACGAIYFNKELTAEGIDRMFAVNVQSHYLLTNRLLDILQESGSARVITVSGNPRFMKNPVINFEDIQMEDQYSVMRAANQSLFAKTLFASNWQSVWKERE